AGCAGGAAACTGCTTTTAACTTACTCTTGAACGAAATACAGCTCAATCCCATAAGGTTCACTGGTAGATCATTGTACGTTTTGGCTATCTGGTAGGAAAAGAATCGGTGCGAGGAGAGGCGTGGTACCGTCACACAGTGgtctaaattcgaaaaaacccgaacaaaaatattttaacgcaGTTTAGgttgagataattttttgaaacttggTATGTGGCTATAGGACTATATGCTAAAGACTTTGTGAACATTTGGATCAAATATGTCAACCGGAAGTACTAATTTACTTGAGGCCAcattctatttttttcatataatttaggTCCTTAGAAttggataaatacaaaattttatacaacgcTATTAAATCATGAAGGATAggtaaatacaaaattgtttaaagtaAATTGGTTATATAGTAGTTTACTTCGATGTAAGGTTTGGTaaggtgtcccgcaacgattgtacaaaactgcatcagtgtattctatgatcaaaaataaacaaaaaaagcctaataaacataggtccgaaaatggaccattttcgagatattcaaagatttagtttcataagttgatattgttaacatcatgaatttaaatttgtttttataataattaagtcgttactatgattacgataagttgtctaatcacaaaaaaaaataataatacttcacgaaattattattttactatttaatttaataaaactattaagtatggctcctattaattactccaaggaagatatggcggatatggtgtattgttacggactagctgatggaaatgcgtcgttagcagctcgtcattacgcgcaaaggttcccgaacagacgattgcctaatagtcacacctttagcagactatttctcagattaaaagaaacgggaagcgtaacccacagccattccacggagagacattacacaaggccggtggaattagaagaagcagttttgagaagaatcgatgaaaatgcctcaaccagcattagaagaatttctgcacaagaaaacattaacaaaacaaccgttcaccgcattttaagggagcagttgctttatccttatcattacaacaccgttcaagctctaacagaaaatgatggcgaaaaaagagagatttttGTAGGTGGACCATACAGGAAGAGGTAGTAAACGTcgactttcccataaacattgtatttacggatgaagcaacatttactcaaagcggaatttttaatattcataatgcgcacgtttggagcgatgaaaatccccatgcaatactagaaactcatcatcagtggcgattcagtgttaatatatgggctggagttataggtgatcagttattaggtccattttttcttccaaagagattgacagccgatgcctacatacattttttacaaaatgaccttacagaggcatttgatgaattacttcaacaaattctagaagattgctactttatgcacgatggagcaccagcacattatGCACGCGCCACTcgagcatacttaaataacagatttggcaATAAGTGGATTGGCCGAGGAGGTCCTGTCCCGTGGTCACCTCgttcaccagatttaaatccgttagatttttggttttgagacattttaaaccaattgtttattctgaagacgttcaaaatgtgcaggatttgaagaataaaattactaacgcatttgacacagtaaaacaaattcctggtatctttgaacgcattagaagttcatttagaaaacgtatccgtttgtgtttagaagtaaatggtgcgcatattgaacatttattatgacatgaatcttttccaatttgttaaatattcgttgtttttatgctggttgaacgattttcttcgacaatctttgttacttgttttgttaaattattaatgaactgtattaattaacttaatattatcttattatttattaaactttatcttaaccatcgtaaccatggtaatcatataattactgcatctaaatcgttagaattaatgatgtttacaataggtcagcttatgaaactaaaactttgaatatctcgaaattggtccattttcggacctatgtttattaaacttttcttgtctgttttcgatcagagaatacgctgatgcagtattgtacaatcgttgcgggacaccctgataaataaatctttaactacagagtgtctcacgtaactggttcgttagaactttttcaggttccactattcgtacaattttggtagcatgggttgttcattcggaactttcaatctaaaatattttcaagttggctgccacttccgctctaccggaagtagaccataactttcgttattttaaatagaatgctatagtttttattacaccatttaattgtacgtaataaaataggttgactttgataaatgttattggtacctagcgtttttcgttttcgagttattttggttctaaactttttttggtaaatttcaccatgctctttagaactccatatctcagccaacgttcattcaaaaaaggtcTAAATTGGTACGATTATTCttcagatgctgtcaaatagattgtcatttgttgtatcggagtatcttatacagggtggtcaaaaattaaattattgtttctccATTTTCGATGACGagaaagtagaaaattttaaatggaacgcacCATGCttttttagcctatcagaaagggaatttaattttctataaattatcTACGTTGCTTAGCAATATGTGTTTCTTCTTGTTCTGTTTCAGACCATTCTTCGTCATCTTCATCTTCGTTGCATCCTGCCTCATATAGCTCTTGTTCTGATTCTTGTTCTTCGTCatattcatcttcttcttcgcgatctttttcttcttcctggTCTTCTACGTTGTCtattataaataatcttttagtCTCCATACTcatctttttatgttttctagaAATGTGCTGTTGAAAATTACTTATAAATGGATGTGAGCTGAGTAGCAGTCTTTTAAATAGATCTGCATTCGTATCCAGTCTACTACATTTCCTTGTGTGGCTCTCTCTAAATTTtcggatttttttgttattagctTCTTGCGCTTTTTCCGACAACTCTCCAATAGGTAGTAGAGCTTCTTTAATGACTGCAGATccatgtatcaaaattttatgaacgcTGGTTGGCATATAGTACTAACCATAAAATGGACGTACTTTTCGgcaattttgaaacaatattttCGTACTCAGCATCTAGATACCTATTTCCCGCACAGAGAGGACGTGCGGAAAACGCGTTTTCCCGCACAAATGCTTTTTTGGTACCGCAACTAACAGGAATATTTAATGACCAAATGTgcatttttataagaaaaggtTAATAAGAACGTTTTATACATTCGTGTGCAGATAAcactgttttaaaatatttaaaaaaatctataaaaatcaatttgcaatcaataaaatcaatattgacGTTTTGAATTTCGGTTGATTTTTTCCTGTCAAAAACCCCACTGCAACTCATATCGTCACACAGGGACGTTTTATTCGTTACAAAAAACATTGTACAATACTCATGCGGAAAGGATTGTTCCAGCATTCGCACGCAAATGCAGAACTCACTCCCTTCGGTCGTTCGTTCTGCAAACTAGCGTGCTCATGTGAAAAGCGAGCCTCTCCGCATTTGTAtcgtaaataactattaattcATTGCAATTAATATTGTACCCACTGTTTATTGCAGCCAAGACAACGCCAAATCGCTGTATTAGTTCCTCGTCAATTCCTTAAATGAAGTATAAAGTGATTAGTACATGCGTGCTTACCATAAAATTGTCATACCAATAATCTCTGATGATAATTTAGTAAAAGTACGTATGAACCAGACACCTTCCAAGTTCTAATTTCTAATCTGTATGAAATGTGAAGCAAACACACAAGAAACCGAATGTATGCATGGAGAACAAACAAACCAAACTTAAAACCTTCTAGCTCTACCGTTCATCTGTGAAATTTTTGCTCTGCATAAATAACATTCCATTCCAgatgattaaatcaaattcaCATCAAAGAATTACAAGACCTACAACatgtattaataattcaaataaagttttaagaaaacgAAGACTTTATACCTTGCCATCCACCATCGtgaaataaagagaaaagttcTAATAGTTCAATTAACCGTTCAATTAAAAGTTCTTTAGTTCTAATATTAGTTCAATTAAccccggccgtgaaagccttcatACTTATAAAAAACGTAgatatagtagaaaccacgaaagctggcagtgacagatcgcttaaaaatggtatgaatcaagatatggacgtacgacttagattctttcaccacatacatttaaatgtaggttatgttagtaatggaggttatatgtcaaacattgtcaaagatattatttaaatgaattttcctttcaaagaaaacatagattcatgacaacgctcacaagacgtttcgatttgaggttataattatagagttacatcccttagaagaacagacatactttttcgacgtggccatttgaattgtacagcagacatattaaactaatgctatttctttctaacacacattactctctagcggtttgtgaactacgtatggcatttgtaaaagcggaaaacgatgatttactgccagctttcgtggcgtctactatattTCAAGTGTTTCAGTTTTTTGCCGCACTGTATCTAACAACCACTTCCGGTTGTTAGATATGCCTGAAACTTTAAGTCTGATATTCTATTATTGTTATGCGAGTTTACACCAAATATACGAGatttatcttttaagaaaaagaatataagcattttatatgaaaacgGTCCAATAACACACTCAGTCACTGATCATCTTTGATCGCTAATATCTTGGTAAGGAGCAAGTTAAAGCAAGATGTGGTTATCATGTTATATAGAGCACATCTCAAAGAATAAGAATATTCTAGCGACAAAAGTTCTTCTTGCGTCTTCTGCgagatatatatgttaaaacattttaatgtaACTTCAAGTAGGTgttaattagctttaaaagaaGTGCTTATTACGTATTtctgcaaaaatattttaaaaattagaaaagtgcCAAATGAAGACCTTTCTATACTGTTCAAGATAGCAACAACGCATTGTCTTGAAAAAGTGGAacacaatatattttcttcatctaaagttgtagcattttatgatatttaatacACAAGAATTGTAGTACTGTTTTATTGCGTACAGTTGGCACTAGAAAGTACATAAGACTTTATTCCTTTCACCTCTCAGTCTATTAAGACCTAAAGTACATGTaacatgtaaaaaaaacgaaaaaaaaaattttgaaaatttgattttcgttCACATTTTACCGCTTGTGGACCACTGTGGTCAATACATCTTTCCTTCTTACGTTAATATTATGGACATCGCTTCTGAAAGATAGGCGTTGTAGCAAGTAAGGAGGCCGttgacttttaataattttataatgagCGCAAGTTGCGTCTAGTTTACGTCTGTTCCTCATGTTCAACTACCTAGTCTCTGCTAACTTATCACTAATATGGTTATATTTACGAATTCCGTATATAAACCTTAGACAACCGTTCTGAAGGTTCTGTATACAACGCCCACTCGCCCCCGGTAAATTTGGACCATAAACAACGTCGCAGTAATTTAATTTGCTTAGAACCTAGCTATCACAcagcatattttttaatttaagacatcCCTATAGGCATACAAGAGACGGAGGGCGCCATACCCACCCCGCAAGCACCTGGCCACATGCTCCTCAAACCTCAACTGATGATCCAATGTGactcctaaaatttttatatcctCAGAAACAGTAAGAGGTTCGCCATCCACCACCAGTTGTCCGAATATCAAAGGTTTAATTGCCCTCCTTGTGACACTACCGCAAAGCAGAAGAACAGACGACTTAGATGGATTAAGCACAACCTCATGGCGTTTCGCAACATCAGAAAATAATGCTACATCtgagttaaattttatgcaGGCATCATCCCaattatttggattaaaattcaGCAGAAGCTGTgtatcatctgcatacaaGTGAATCTGCGAATGCTCAAGAACTTGGTTAAAATCAGATGTATAAATAGAGAACAATAGTAGCCCCAAAATGGACCCCGAGGGACTCTACGAGTAACAAACAGAGCGCTCGATATCTGACTATTAATCTTCACAACCTGAGACCTATCCGACAAAAAtgactttatcaaaattaCAGCCTGATTTCCAAGACCAAAATAATGTAGTTTAGATGTAAGTATATTATAACTTTTGCTTTACCAAGCAGAAAGGTTGTGACGGCTGTACTCAATAGAATGACACTGAGCACTGGTATCAACAAGAACTTGATGAATGTTTTGGCAACAGCTGTACAGGAAATGGATACATTAGATAGATATTGCTGCTTGTTATTTGATGAGATATCACTAGAACCCGGTTTATCATATACCATGAAAACAGACACGATAGATGGGTTTGAGGATTGTGAGGACCACAAATCCACCAAGTTAGCTGATCATGCCATGATGTTCATGTTGCGTGAGCTAAGGAAGAAGTGGAAGCAGCCCATcgctttttttctttacggAAGGTACACTGTCTGCTGCTGATATTCAacgaaatattaaagaaatagtAAGTTCATGCCATGAGATTGGACTCCATGTAGCTGCAAGTGTTTGTGACCAAATGTCCACAAACTGCACTGCGGTAAAATTACTTCGTGAGACGTCGCGAAGAGATGCTATTCTGCAAGGAGAAGAGTTCAGAGGAATAGGATTTAAGGTTAATGGTGAGGAGATTATTCCAATATTCGATCCGCCATATTGAATCAAAGGATTAAGGAACAATTTACAATTGcacgatatttttttcaagtaGCAAAATGCAGAATACACCGCTTCGTGGAAGCATATTATTCGTATGTACGAGCTGGACAAATTGAAGGGAGCAGGCTTTGAATTTCTGataccaaaaaatgtaaaccCAGATGCCCTTGAAAATTTCTTTGGTTGTATTCATTTACAAGGAGCTAGGAATATCAATCCTACATGTAGTTCTTTCCAGCACAGctacaaaacattaattattaataattacactTCTCCTCATTCTCCCGGTGCGAATTGTCAGGAGGAAATTCTGAAACAATTGCAGTGCAGAGATTGCAAAAACGAACTTTTGACGTTATTGGAATTGCCCCataatgaattaattgaaatcaGAATTGAAATTTCTGATTATTAAAACCGAATACAACATTTATTtccatctttatttatttccacGTTGCCACAAGTAGCTAACAAACAATTTGTGAAAAGAACATTAATACATCATATTGTTAAATATGTAACTACTTTTCACTTTAGTTGTACGAAACATAATCTATTTTCAATTTGTGAGGCACTTTCGGCtacacgttttaaaaaattaaaattaaaaaaagcattaaacaactactttaatttttagttatgtgTTGTAATCGTGGttgtatttcaatttaaattaatagatTTGTTTAAAGTAGGGGCCTTAAAcgaaattgattaaaacagtttccttatttttgaatacaattaTTACAATcttttggaatcaatttttcTCATCTTCAACAACATATGGTATTGaagaaagaataaattaattccgAAAGCTTGGATTGGGAAACAAGAAAAGTGTCGCTACTcccaagaatttattaatttgaaggtaataagttttagtttataattttatacataaaccttaaattcttttattttatatatttacattcatataatacatttttatacagggtgattcataagtaatgggccaaattgtaaatgtacgttcaggaggccaaaataataatattttcattaacaataatgggtcttagtctgctccttactgagatacaggatgttaaagcgaaaaaaataaaatagatttttgttaatagatcagctacttttctacataatgactcatagttgacttatagtttttgtaagggtaaacaataatgtgtgagaggatttgagttaactcgtagatgtcgccacatgcgccatatgaattagatgaaatcagctacaaattttttatcgctcattattttacaacatacttgtttaatttggatagccccatcatttctgtagaaaaaagctatacttctttgatcttgaaaatattaacgattttcgagatatttgaattttactaattcactacactacatttcacggtggtcgacgtagcattaatctgttaagacacaagcatggcatggaatgttgacatttacctaaccgtaattgataattgataacaatattaaactgaaaccataaaaaaattacgtaataaaacaatttattgtacgccagttaataaaacgaaatacaacattagaacagacttgaactaagaccacttacgacaactgttatcaaaacctacatgttaatgttgtgcgaagttaaattaaatttaagcttaattacgagttaactcaaatcctctcacacattattgtttacccttacaaaaactataagtcaactatgagtcattatgtagaaaagtagctgatctattaacaaaaatctattttatttttttcgctttaacatcctgtatctcagtaaggagcagactaagacccattattgttaatgaaaatattattattttggcctcctgaacgtacatttacaatttggcccattacttatgaatcaccctgtatacttctttgcttctttttcttttaatttaatataattgatAATATATAATGTATCTCTCAGAGTTAAACTGTATTAACTCCGCTTTTTTGGCTAAAATGGTATTTATACTATTTTCTTACTAAAATAGGAAAGTaagaaaatgtcaaatataattttagtaaaaaagtgaaattaatGTAGTTTACCTGGGATACAGCAAATGTACAATTTACAAATAGGCGGGAATTCTCCTTATAGCGGCAGCGCCACTAGCGGTAAAAGGTGAACTAATATTAGAGAGAAAAAATCGTCGTAGATGGCCCACATCTATATAAGTATATGTATCTTTCATCTATGTattgtaagtaattttaatcgttctgttttaaatttgcttaaaacttaataattatatttgtaTCAACTATCACGATCGTTAATTATGTTAATCagtgtagagtctctgaagatggcgcatagccgaaactagtaagattcataaatttgttaattaaagaccggtttaatagtacaaaaactatatatttattcttttctcCTTATAATCTTGAAAGCATTACatcatttacttttaaaaatctaaGAAAACTAgtagataaaattaataaaagaaactttcccaaattaataatttaatatgttttacttaaaaatcacCAATCACAAACATTTAGGATGGGGTTAAATACTAATCCCGCTGGGCAAGGCATGTCGTGTACTATACCAAAATTATCGCATTTGCAGTATCTATTAGGGTTTGTAGGATGTACGTGGAAAACTGGGAATGTTCCAGGTGTGAAAGGGCAAGTAACCGATGCACAACCTCCAGGACTTGGAGCTATTGTAGTGGTGTCTGTTGTCGTGGTCTCTGTTGTAGTAGGTGGTGTTGGAGGGACTGGAGGTGCTGCTGGCCAGTCGCAAACACCTAGAGTGATGTTGAAATGTAAACCGGCTGGACAAGTAAAAAGCACCGGCGTTCCCCAGACGCAATAATA
This genomic stretch from Onthophagus taurus isolate NC chromosome 7, IU_Otau_3.0, whole genome shotgun sequence harbors:
- the LOC139430362 gene encoding peritrophin-1-like, which encodes MKAVAVLFLLGIIGIGADPVGVCPSVHSTYVDFLLHSTDPTKFYYCVWGTPVLFTCPAGLHFNITLGVCDWPAAPPVPPTPPTTTETTTTDTTTIAPSPGGCASVTCPFTPGTFPVFHVHPTNPNRYCKCDNFGIVHDMPCPAGLVFNPILNVCDW